The proteins below come from a single Bacteroidales bacterium genomic window:
- a CDS encoding glycosyltransferase family 2 protein produces the protein MASQTAIVILNWNGRKFLQDFLPFVLKFNPDSAKVYIADNNSSDDSIEFMKANFPEVELIELKENYGYAKGYNEALKRIDAKYYVLLNSDIEVTENWIEPIINYLEKNPEVAACQPKIKSWHQRDNFEYAGAGGGYIDHLGYPFCRGRIFQEIEKDTGQFDNIQEVFWASGACLFVKSEVFHKLDGFDEDFFAHMEEIDFCWRAKNENYKIIYHPESTVYHIGGGTLPKNNPQKTYLNFRNNFCLLYKNIPKNKLLSTFLSRLILDGIAAIKFLLDGGYKDLAAVFRAHMYFYSHLSALRKKRKSLKQKPVSGIYEKNIAYEHFIRGKKTFGKLDMSKFSK, from the coding sequence ATGGCTTCACAAACAGCTATTGTTATTCTTAATTGGAATGGAAGAAAATTTCTACAAGATTTTCTTCCTTTTGTTCTAAAATTTAATCCAGATTCAGCAAAAGTTTATATTGCCGATAACAACTCTTCTGATGACTCCATTGAATTTATGAAAGCTAACTTTCCAGAAGTTGAATTAATAGAGTTGAAGGAAAATTATGGATATGCTAAAGGCTATAACGAAGCTCTTAAACGAATAGACGCCAAATATTATGTTCTGCTTAATTCAGATATTGAAGTTACCGAAAATTGGATAGAACCCATTATTAATTATCTCGAAAAGAATCCTGAAGTTGCGGCTTGCCAACCTAAAATTAAATCCTGGCATCAACGTGATAATTTTGAATACGCGGGTGCAGGCGGAGGCTATATCGATCATTTAGGTTACCCATTTTGTCGTGGTCGTATTTTTCAAGAAATAGAAAAAGATACTGGTCAGTTTGATAACATTCAAGAGGTATTTTGGGCAAGTGGTGCTTGTTTATTTGTTAAGTCGGAAGTATTTCATAAGCTAGATGGATTTGATGAAGATTTCTTTGCTCATATGGAAGAGATAGACTTCTGCTGGCGTGCAAAAAACGAAAATTATAAAATAATATATCATCCCGAATCTACTGTTTATCACATTGGTGGAGGAACTCTCCCGAAAAATAACCCGCAAAAAACTTACCTTAACTTCAGAAATAACTTTTGCCTGCTTTATAAAAATATTCCTAAGAATAAATTATTGTCCACTTTTTTATCACGCCTAATTCTCGACGGAATTGCAGCCATAAAGTTTTTGCTTGATGGTGGATATAAAGATTTAGCCGCTGTTTTTAGAGCTCATATGTATTTCTACAGTCACCTTTCCGCGCTTAGAAAAAAAAGAAAATCTTTAAAACAAAAACCTGTTTCAGGAATTTATGAGAAAAATATTGCATACGAACATTTTATTCGCGGAAAAAAAACATTTGGTAAATTAGATATGAGTAAATTTTCAAAATAA